In the genome of Xenopus laevis strain J_2021 chromosome 1S, Xenopus_laevis_v10.1, whole genome shotgun sequence, one region contains:
- the XB22166511.S gene encoding G-protein coupled receptor 151: protein MSHYSMRTINNSDAMAFSGGLDSSEVGPEITLALPLILVAICLVGLTGNLLVIAILLHDFRKGKWSVVNCLVISLSATDLLLILFCLPVRIVTYAKQSWVLGSFICRTSEWFLHCCLIAKSFTLAAIGQARYKHVITPPKFLSFSSRHVVLVLVFSWTLSLLLPLPHLIFTQMQVRQQGLFCLFDIPEYASNFMIVFSKLYPLLAYVLPMVFSFCCYIRALRKRERRNRVPSPRVLSRRITSMLMSINLAFDAMWLPEWIVWMWARHSSFGTLHPPTALMVLAQVILFLNCTLNPGVFLAVSDEFREGFKNIWTVVKCKPCSDEGLSRAGENGSDMVTSTIQSLQDLQTNSGLRSSQESELKEEKILPDVEHFWQDRRNTTAGEDNDPMPWENQEKS, encoded by the coding sequence ATGTCGCATTATTCAATGAGGACCATAAACAACAGCGATGCGATGGCTTTCTCTGGGGGATTAGACTCCTCGGAGGTGGGGCCAGAAATCACCTTGGCTCTACCTTTAATCCTGGTCGCCATTTGTCTGGTGGGACTGACGGGGAATTTATTGGTCATCGCAATCCTCTTGCACGATTTTAGGAAAGGCAAATGGTCAGTAGTTAATTGTCTGGTCATTAGTCTGTCTGCGACCGACCTGCTGCTCATCCTCTTTTGTCTGCCAGTGCGCATTGTTACTTATGCCAAACAGTCTTGGGTGTTGGGAAGTTTTATTTGCAGGACCTCAGAATGGTTCCTCCACTGCTGCTTAATAGCCAAAAGTTTCACCCTGGCTGCAATTGGACAGGCGAGGTACAAGCACGTTATCACCCCACCCAAGTTCCTCAGCTTCAGCAGCAGACATGTGGTCTTGGTCTTGGTCTTCTCTTGGACTTTATCTCTTCTGTTGCCTCTTCCACATCTGATATTCACCCAAATGCAGGTCAGACAACAAGGACTCTTCTGCCTTTTTGATATCCCAGAATATGCCTCCAATTTCATGATTGTCTTCAGCAAATTGTACCCTCTGCTTGCCTATGTCCTTCCAATGGTCTTCTCCTTCTGCTGCTACATACGTGCTCTCAGGAAGAGGGAGAGGAGAAACAGGGTTCCCAGTCCCAGAGTCCTTAGTAGGAGAATCACATCCATGCTAATGAGTATTAACCTGGCATTTGATGCAATGTGGCTCCCAGAATGGATTGTGTGGATGTGGGCAAGGCACAGCAGCTTCGGGACTCTACATCCACCAACTGCATTGATGGTTCTAGCTCAGGTCATCCTGTTCCTCAACTGCACTTTGAACCCTGGAGTCTTTCTGGCTGTATCCGATGAATTCAGGGAAGGTTTTAAGAACATATGGACAGTGGTAAAATGTAAACCATGTAGTGATGAGGGTCTCAGCAGAGCAGGGGAGAATGGATCAGACATGGTCACCAGTACCATCCAATCCTTGCAAGACTTGCAAACAAACTCAGGATTGAGGTCCTCCCAAGAGTCCGAACTAAAAGAGGAGAAGATCCTTCCAGATGTGGAGCACTTTTGGCAGGACCGGAGGAATACAACAGCTGGAGAGGACAATGATCCTATGCCCTGGGAAAACCAGGAGAAGTCTTGA